From the Solea senegalensis isolate Sse05_10M linkage group LG16, IFAPA_SoseM_1, whole genome shotgun sequence genome, one window contains:
- the LOC122782596 gene encoding uncharacterized protein LOC122782596 isoform X1 produces MEARSTSQRKPATSTQASTSSQPSTSPRPSSVPVSSLRSLLTGKGVSQQSIHKSVKRLFMPPKFHPSAVPVCPPVCEDSGRPAGSNPSLGPQLQTDTPQTSQDVEMLCTHQAPQQDAPSVAEEQPSTSSCSTSHDDSVGPDNIEGFQAVQDLTGHLFTLKDHSLSRHNLQREIQGHKKKCCTWCREYKAMLCRREKPSTVA; encoded by the exons ATGGAGGCGAGATCCACAAGTCAGCGTAAACCAGCCACCTCCACACAGGCCTCCACCTCATCACAGCCCTCCACCTCACCGCGACCATCCTCAGTGCCTGTATCCTCCCTGCGGTCATTGTTGACAGGGAAAGGTGTGTCCCAGCAGAGCATCCACAAGTCTGTCAAGAGGCTGTTTATGCCACCAAAGTTTCATCCAT CAGCTGTACCTGTGTGCCCCCCAGTTTGTGAGGACAGTGGGAGACCTGCTGGATCTAATCCCAGCCTTGGTCCCCAGCTTCAAACCGACACTCCTCAGACCTCTCAGGATGTGGAAATGCTCTGCACTCatcaag CTCCCCAGCAAGATGCTCCTAGTGTGGCAGAGGAACAGCCTTCAACATCATCATGCTCCACCAGTCATGAT GACTCTGTTGGACCAGACAACATTGAGGGCTTCCAAGCTGTCCAGGACTTGACGGGAcacttatttacattaaaagacCACAGTCTATCAAGACACAATCTCCAAAGGGAGATTCagggccacaaaaaaaaatgttgcacctGGTGTAGAGAGTACAAAGCG ATGCTTTGCAGGAGGGAAAAGCCCAGCACAGTGGCCTGA
- the LOC122782596 gene encoding uncharacterized protein LOC122782596 isoform X2 — protein sequence MEARSTSQRKPATSTQASTSSQPSTSPRPSSVPVSSLRSLLTGKGVSQQSIHKSVKRLFMPPKFHPSVPVCPPVCEDSGRPAGSNPSLGPQLQTDTPQTSQDVEMLCTHQAPQQDAPSVAEEQPSTSSCSTSHDDSVGPDNIEGFQAVQDLTGHLFTLKDHSLSRHNLQREIQGHKKKCCTWCREYKAMLCRREKPSTVA from the exons ATGGAGGCGAGATCCACAAGTCAGCGTAAACCAGCCACCTCCACACAGGCCTCCACCTCATCACAGCCCTCCACCTCACCGCGACCATCCTCAGTGCCTGTATCCTCCCTGCGGTCATTGTTGACAGGGAAAGGTGTGTCCCAGCAGAGCATCCACAAGTCTGTCAAGAGGCTGTTTATGCCACCAAAGTTTCATCCAT CTGTACCTGTGTGCCCCCCAGTTTGTGAGGACAGTGGGAGACCTGCTGGATCTAATCCCAGCCTTGGTCCCCAGCTTCAAACCGACACTCCTCAGACCTCTCAGGATGTGGAAATGCTCTGCACTCatcaag CTCCCCAGCAAGATGCTCCTAGTGTGGCAGAGGAACAGCCTTCAACATCATCATGCTCCACCAGTCATGAT GACTCTGTTGGACCAGACAACATTGAGGGCTTCCAAGCTGTCCAGGACTTGACGGGAcacttatttacattaaaagacCACAGTCTATCAAGACACAATCTCCAAAGGGAGATTCagggccacaaaaaaaaatgttgcacctGGTGTAGAGAGTACAAAGCG ATGCTTTGCAGGAGGGAAAAGCCCAGCACAGTGGCCTGA